From one Gracilibacillus salinarum genomic stretch:
- a CDS encoding vWA domain-containing protein, giving the protein MGRRQYTWRCIALFGWILFLLLLLAACSGETKEEESLEAGKVITPSEEEEPPEEQPEPTDEKEESVSETNYSEEFDTDPLPTTVEELAALEKGKYARKIFNNKDGAEREGSELLDHLGEDMPEISNNPSEAELDYFFRETLKLVQDDYSGEEEILKALKFQLLGSPEVEDPRYQFKEHLNIAVLLDASGSMAQEINGKTKMEAAKETITAFLEELPEETNVALRVYGQEGTSADSDKELSCSSSEIIYGYSPYEEATFSEALNSVQPAGWTPNGLALSKAQEDLAEFKGEENTNIVYLVSDGIETCDTKPVEVAKQFYDSNIQPIINVIGFDVDSEGQNHLKEIANAAEGLYQTVQDEDELANELNKINEMAEAWNEWKEKGEQAFDLKETQNSIDIFVYTTQNLAKLSEEKESVEYILEALLATDKVSDDIFYQLKEINSNYHTEMRTQVEQQKDRLEEWNENSYKEALQMLEDKYQENKE; this is encoded by the coding sequence ATGGGAAGAAGACAATACACTTGGCGTTGTATAGCGTTATTTGGCTGGATTCTGTTTCTTCTTCTTTTATTAGCAGCATGTTCTGGAGAAACAAAAGAAGAAGAATCTCTGGAAGCGGGAAAGGTGATCACACCTAGTGAGGAAGAAGAGCCACCAGAAGAACAACCAGAACCGACAGATGAAAAAGAGGAAAGCGTAAGCGAAACAAACTATTCTGAAGAGTTCGACACGGATCCGTTACCAACAACAGTGGAAGAATTAGCAGCATTGGAAAAAGGGAAATATGCACGGAAAATATTTAATAATAAAGATGGTGCAGAACGAGAGGGATCTGAATTATTAGACCACCTCGGTGAAGATATGCCGGAAATTAGTAATAATCCTAGTGAAGCAGAGCTTGATTATTTTTTTAGAGAAACCTTGAAACTGGTGCAAGATGATTATTCTGGAGAAGAGGAAATCCTTAAAGCGTTAAAGTTTCAATTATTAGGAAGTCCTGAAGTAGAGGATCCTAGATATCAATTCAAGGAACATTTGAACATCGCAGTATTACTTGACGCATCAGGCAGTATGGCACAAGAAATCAATGGCAAAACCAAAATGGAAGCAGCCAAAGAAACCATTACAGCCTTTTTAGAAGAATTACCGGAAGAAACCAATGTTGCCCTTCGTGTCTATGGTCAGGAAGGAACAAGTGCTGATTCAGATAAAGAACTATCCTGCAGTAGCTCAGAGATCATTTATGGATACAGTCCCTATGAGGAAGCAACATTCTCAGAGGCTTTGAATTCCGTTCAACCAGCAGGCTGGACACCTAATGGATTAGCTTTATCCAAAGCCCAAGAAGATTTAGCTGAATTTAAAGGGGAGGAAAATACAAATATTGTATATCTTGTGAGTGACGGTATTGAGACATGTGATACAAAACCAGTGGAGGTAGCGAAACAATTTTATGACTCCAATATACAGCCCATTATCAATGTGATTGGTTTTGATGTCGATAGTGAAGGTCAGAATCATTTGAAAGAAATTGCGAATGCGGCTGAAGGTCTTTATCAAACAGTGCAGGATGAAGATGAATTAGCGAATGAATTAAATAAAATTAATGAGATGGCAGAAGCGTGGAATGAGTGGAAAGAAAAAGGAGAGCAGGCATTTGATTTAAAAGAAACGCAAAATAGTATAGATATTTTTGTTTATACAACACAAAATCTAGCTAAATTATCTGAGGAGAAAGAATCAGTAGAATATATTTTAGAAGCATTGCTTGCAACTGATAAAGTTTCAGACGATATATTCTATCAACTTAAAGAAATAAATTCTAACTATCATACAGAAATGAGAACTCAAGTTGAGCAGCAAAAGGATAGATTAGAAGAATGGAACGAAAACTCTTATAAAGAAGCCTTACAAATGCTAGAAGACAAATACCAAGAAAACAAAGAGTAA
- a CDS encoding VWA domain-containing protein produces MRKLLVMGLLLCTLLVACSEQPNNENESDESMEAGTVITPSDEGDHQESEKTENTEEEKSQPTNDENATQQFETDPLPKTVEELTAIEQGKFAREIFTRKDGAEREGSELLNFLGDDLPELSDNPSEAELHYFYRETLKLVQDDYVGEEEILKELKFQLLGSPEIEDPRYQFKEQLNIAILLDASGSMAQQIDGKSKMAAAKESITTFMEELPEETNVALRVYGHKGTGADSDKELSCSSSEIIYGYSPYEEAAFSDALNSVQPAGWTPNGLALSKAQEDLAEFKGEENTNIVYLVSDGIETCETEPVKVAKQFYDSNIQPIINVIGFDVDSEGQNHLKEIANAAEGLYQTVQDENELANEFDKIREMAEAWEKWKVQGEQAIDLKESQNNVDIFVYTTTNLERLSEEDASIDYIIEALESTGKISKETYLQLDALNSEYHNDMNAEVEKLEDKLDDWNENSYKEALQKLEDKYQENQTN; encoded by the coding sequence TTGAGGAAATTATTAGTCATGGGTTTACTGCTTTGTACTCTTTTAGTAGCATGTTCAGAGCAACCAAATAACGAGAATGAATCAGATGAATCGATGGAGGCAGGAACTGTTATAACACCAAGTGATGAAGGAGACCATCAGGAATCGGAGAAAACAGAAAATACAGAAGAGGAAAAAAGCCAACCAACTAATGACGAGAATGCTACGCAACAGTTTGAAACAGATCCATTGCCCAAAACGGTAGAAGAACTAACAGCTATAGAGCAAGGGAAATTTGCGAGAGAAATTTTTACTAGAAAAGATGGGGCAGAACGTGAAGGTTCTGAATTACTTAATTTCCTTGGAGATGACTTGCCTGAATTAAGTGATAACCCCAGCGAAGCAGAGCTCCATTATTTTTATCGAGAAACTTTAAAATTGGTTCAGGATGATTATGTAGGTGAAGAAGAAATCTTGAAAGAATTAAAGTTTCAGTTATTAGGCTCTCCTGAAATAGAGGATCCTAGATACCAATTTAAGGAACAATTAAACATAGCAATTCTATTAGATGCATCTGGTAGTATGGCGCAACAAATAGATGGTAAATCCAAAATGGCTGCTGCAAAAGAGTCAATTACTACCTTTATGGAAGAATTACCAGAAGAAACCAATGTTGCACTAAGGGTCTATGGTCATAAAGGTACAGGGGCAGACAGTGATAAAGAATTATCCTGTAGCAGTTCTGAGATAATTTACGGATATAGTCCCTATGAAGAAGCAGCGTTTTCTGATGCTTTGAATTCCGTTCAACCAGCAGGCTGGACTCCGAATGGATTAGCTTTATCAAAAGCACAAGAAGATTTGGCTGAATTTAAAGGGGAGGAAAACACAAATATTGTTTACTTGGTGAGTGATGGTATAGAAACGTGTGAAACAGAGCCTGTGAAGGTAGCTAAACAATTTTATGATTCCAATATTCAGCCTATCATCAATGTGATTGGTTTTGATGTAGATAGTGAGGGACAGAATCATCTAAAAGAGATTGCAAATGCCGCAGAAGGACTTTATCAAACGGTGCAAGATGAAAATGAACTGGCAAATGAGTTTGATAAAATCAGAGAGATGGCAGAAGCTTGGGAAAAATGGAAGGTACAAGGGGAACAAGCAATTGATTTGAAAGAATCGCAAAATAATGTCGATATTTTTGTTTATACAACTACTAACCTAGAACGTCTTTCTGAAGAAGATGCATCTATAGACTATATTATTGAAGCATTAGAATCAACCGGGAAAATCAGCAAGGAAACATACTTACAATTAGATGCGTTAAATTCTGAATACCATAATGATATGAATGCTGAAGTTGAAAAGCTTGAGGATAAGCTTGATGATTGGAACGAAAACTCTTATAAAGAAGCCTTACAAAAGCTAGAAGACAAATACCAAGAAAACCAAACAAATTAA
- a CDS encoding type II secretion system F family protein, with translation MDGLIVLFLLLTLFFTGLALRYTYVYVVYKSELKKQAKEDHYKEDIFEKKQTRKEKVLSKVFHYADDFSTIGQRINFYSEDHDVEKWLTEAGHPYRLTTARLQGLKIFFMIVGLIIGGISMILRLPFSELTVIIYPIVGYLAVVFWIKSKAKKRQEELTYQLPDFLDTMSVTLKAGVSLDQALRDIVPYFEGPVQEEFGRFIQEIQVGVPRSSAYEMLLKRNTSKEFQLLIKALIQGEKLGIPISKTFHQQSLEMRKIKKELIKEQAAKASPKVTLITTFVVLPSALVLIGGLMVMNMFSQNSNIFELFQ, from the coding sequence ATGGATGGATTAATTGTATTATTTTTATTACTCACTCTCTTTTTCACAGGATTAGCTCTTCGATATACCTATGTATATGTTGTGTACAAGAGCGAATTGAAGAAACAAGCGAAAGAGGATCATTATAAAGAGGATATCTTCGAGAAGAAGCAAACACGTAAAGAAAAGGTGTTATCGAAAGTATTCCACTATGCAGATGATTTTTCAACAATCGGTCAACGAATCAATTTTTATAGTGAAGATCACGATGTAGAGAAATGGTTAACAGAGGCAGGTCATCCTTACCGTCTGACAACGGCGAGGTTACAGGGGCTGAAAATATTCTTTATGATCGTCGGTTTGATTATTGGCGGTATTTCCATGATACTCAGACTTCCTTTCAGTGAGCTTACTGTCATTATCTATCCGATTGTTGGCTATCTGGCTGTTGTTTTTTGGATCAAATCCAAAGCAAAAAAGCGTCAGGAAGAATTGACCTATCAATTGCCGGATTTCCTCGATACGATGAGTGTGACGTTAAAAGCAGGTGTCAGCTTAGATCAGGCATTACGAGATATCGTCCCTTATTTTGAAGGTCCTGTTCAAGAAGAGTTTGGTCGCTTTATCCAGGAAATCCAGGTTGGGGTGCCAAGATCTTCTGCGTATGAAATGCTGCTGAAGAGAAATACGAGCAAAGAATTTCAGCTTTTGATTAAGGCCCTTATTCAAGGGGAAAAACTGGGGATTCCCATTTCAAAAACGTTCCACCAGCAATCATTAGAAATGCGCAAAATTAAGAAGGAACTAATTAAAGAACAAGCAGCAAAGGCATCTCCAAAGGTTACCTTGATCACGACTTTCGTAGTATTGCCCTCTGCATTAGTGTTAATTGGTGGCTTGATGGTAATGAATATGTTCAGTCAGAACAGTAATATATTTGAATTGTTTCAATAG
- a CDS encoding type II secretion system F family protein has protein sequence MIATIMTILATLCFILFLAYWLDYRRAKRNWRKSTEDFYKPDQERKSFIVLIGDRYDHSETAQPMFEKLKQANIPFTPSEFIAAQFVAFMGIILLLVNMFNLKLLISAFLALLLLEGGKRIMFAVRKNKMHERLVDQLPEICRILANSTRSGMTLNQGIQMVAQEIAAPAKTEFKQLAHELSLGIPFDIAIKKMESRIDNKEFKLFVATVLIQKKAGGNISSILDEMSQTLEDRKLLKQEIKTMTAEQRYVAILVPIIPIFLVLMMNNIIDGFLDPLFTGIGILLLLFFILGTGLTFWLVRKVTNIRV, from the coding sequence ATGATTGCGACGATTATGACGATCTTGGCGACACTTTGCTTTATCCTCTTTCTGGCCTACTGGTTAGATTACCGTAGAGCTAAGCGTAATTGGCGTAAGAGTACAGAAGACTTCTATAAACCGGATCAGGAACGAAAAAGTTTTATTGTTTTAATAGGCGATCGCTATGACCACTCTGAAACGGCACAACCGATGTTTGAAAAGCTAAAGCAAGCCAACATTCCGTTCACTCCTTCAGAATTTATTGCAGCACAGTTTGTAGCATTCATGGGTATTATTTTATTGCTGGTCAATATGTTTAATCTGAAATTATTGATAAGTGCGTTTCTTGCATTGCTTTTACTTGAAGGTGGGAAGCGGATTATGTTTGCTGTTCGTAAGAATAAGATGCATGAAAGGTTAGTCGATCAGCTTCCTGAAATATGCAGGATTTTAGCGAATTCTACTCGGTCAGGTATGACTTTAAATCAAGGGATTCAGATGGTTGCACAGGAAATCGCTGCACCTGCCAAGACAGAGTTTAAACAATTAGCACACGAATTATCATTAGGGATTCCTTTTGACATAGCCATTAAGAAGATGGAATCACGTATTGATAACAAGGAGTTCAAACTATTTGTTGCCACCGTGTTAATTCAAAAGAAGGCCGGTGGGAATATTTCATCTATTCTGGATGAAATGAGCCAGACATTAGAAGATCGCAAACTATTAAAGCAGGAAATCAAGACGATGACAGCGGAGCAGCGTTATGTAGCGATTCTGGTCCCGATTATACCGATATTCCTTGTTTTAATGATGAATAATATTATTGATGGTTTTTTGGATCCTTTATTCACAGGGATCGGGATACTGTTACTGTTGTTTTTTATTCTTGGAACCGGCCTGACGTTCTGGTTAGTGCGTAAGGTTACCAATATAAGGGTGTGA
- a CDS encoding CpaF family protein, with amino-acid sequence MASLFDRRVNQASKANAVSNEHNQYIEGLVEHYKSRLLRDTNLEALTSLSQGEMRLKIEQLVSQFMSEEKVIIPRQEKDLLISRILDESVGFGPLEPLISDESITEILINGHDEVYIERFGKLELSSISFRDDDHVRHVVDRIVAPIGRRIDESSPMVDARLPDGSRVNAVIPPVSLNGTLVSIRKFRKEPFQMDDMLKFQTLDDKMATFLQAVTKSKLNTLISGGTGSGKTTLLNVLAADIPHGERVITIEDSAELRLDRPNVIGMEARSENVEGQGEITIRQLVRNALRMRPDRIIVGEVRSGEAFDMLQAMNTGHEGSITTVHANSTDDALRRVEAMVVMAGLELPARIIREYIVGALDIIIQVTRLTDGTRKIVAISEVVQDDDGEHQIKEIFRFKRTNMTDKGEIEGYYTPTGYVPRCLNRLNTFGHRISDSLFIPAEEEVHL; translated from the coding sequence ATGGCTTCGTTATTTGACCGGAGAGTGAATCAGGCATCAAAGGCAAATGCAGTAAGTAACGAACATAACCAGTATATCGAAGGGTTAGTTGAGCATTACAAAAGTCGGTTGTTGCGTGATACAAATCTGGAAGCATTGACCAGTTTGAGTCAAGGTGAGATGAGACTAAAGATCGAACAGTTAGTCTCACAATTTATGTCAGAAGAAAAAGTAATCATCCCAAGACAGGAGAAAGATTTACTAATCAGTCGGATCCTGGATGAATCGGTTGGTTTTGGACCATTAGAGCCACTTATTTCTGATGAATCGATTACAGAAATATTGATTAATGGCCATGATGAAGTGTATATCGAGCGCTTTGGGAAGCTGGAGCTTAGCAGTATTTCTTTTCGCGATGATGATCATGTAAGACATGTGGTCGACCGAATTGTGGCACCTATTGGCCGGAGAATTGATGAGAGCTCCCCAATGGTCGATGCCAGATTGCCAGATGGAAGCCGTGTGAATGCGGTAATCCCTCCTGTCAGTCTCAATGGTACGCTAGTTTCGATCCGTAAGTTCCGTAAAGAACCATTTCAAATGGACGATATGCTGAAGTTCCAGACGCTAGATGATAAAATGGCAACCTTTTTACAGGCGGTGACCAAATCGAAATTAAACACCTTAATATCCGGAGGTACAGGTTCGGGTAAAACCACGTTATTGAATGTGTTAGCCGCAGACATCCCTCACGGTGAACGGGTGATCACGATTGAAGATTCAGCAGAGCTTCGGTTAGACCGTCCCAATGTAATTGGCATGGAAGCAAGATCGGAAAACGTCGAAGGACAGGGTGAAATAACGATTCGGCAGCTTGTCCGAAATGCGTTGCGGATGCGTCCTGACAGAATCATAGTTGGTGAGGTTCGTAGTGGGGAAGCATTTGATATGCTGCAGGCGATGAATACAGGTCACGAAGGCTCCATTACGACGGTACACGCTAACTCCACGGATGATGCATTACGACGTGTCGAAGCGATGGTTGTCATGGCAGGCCTGGAACTGCCAGCAAGAATTATACGTGAATATATCGTAGGGGCACTTGATATCATTATTCAAGTCACACGTCTTACAGATGGTACAAGAAAAATTGTAGCTATTTCAGAAGTAGTGCAAGATGATGATGGTGAACATCAGATCAAGGAAATTTTTAGATTTAAACGGACGAATATGACTGATAAAGGTGAAATTGAGGGCTATTATACGCCAACAGGCTATGTGCCTAGATGTTTAAACAGGTTGAATACCTTTGGTCATCGAATCTCTGACTCGCTCTTTATACCAGCTGAAGAGGAGGTGCATTTATGA
- a CDS encoding AAA family ATPase has protein sequence MSDQFDILIVSEEDSITTQVLNAIDRDENNVTVIGSKDVSREINRQTRDFVIFIQENTDYVVEQVQYVKSIHSPTYVIFLATDSDIGLLRNIMRAGAEEFFILPDELSLFFSRFPTMQKNYKLRMETDKDNAVVFGRGRGQIHAFYSGKGGTGKTVISSTYAQTIKLESAAEVILIDLNVQFGGIETIMSLETNRSLIDLQPVINELNESHIRNVSQTEQHSKLEVLISPTDAGVAETIDGEFISRLLRACRRSFDFCIIDLPSFVNENTVTAIEEADKIYYVLQPDTPSLKVLKHFEEISERLGIDLKTSMQIILNNMSKEMELKEKDVKDLVRYPIAATVRRDYKKLQTFINKGDTIRKAQKEKLIPFSKDIRKFAKSVLS, from the coding sequence ATGAGTGATCAATTTGATATTTTAATAGTTAGTGAAGAAGACTCGATTACGACGCAAGTACTAAATGCGATAGATCGAGACGAGAATAACGTAACTGTAATCGGATCGAAGGACGTATCACGTGAAATTAATCGTCAAACTAGAGACTTTGTAATTTTCATCCAGGAAAATACTGATTATGTGGTGGAACAGGTTCAGTATGTGAAATCGATACACTCCCCTACATACGTCATATTCCTCGCAACAGATTCTGATATCGGTTTACTGCGTAATATTATGCGCGCAGGTGCAGAGGAATTCTTTATCCTGCCTGATGAACTAAGCTTATTCTTTAGCCGTTTTCCCACTATGCAAAAAAATTATAAATTGCGTATGGAAACGGATAAAGATAATGCGGTCGTATTTGGACGAGGCAGAGGTCAAATTCATGCATTCTACAGTGGAAAAGGCGGCACAGGGAAAACCGTTATCTCTTCTACTTATGCGCAGACGATCAAGCTCGAATCAGCAGCAGAAGTGATATTAATTGATTTAAATGTTCAATTTGGCGGGATCGAAACGATTATGTCACTGGAAACGAATCGCTCGCTCATTGACCTGCAGCCTGTAATAAATGAATTAAATGAAAGTCACATTCGCAATGTCTCTCAAACAGAGCAGCACTCGAAATTGGAAGTTCTAATAAGTCCGACTGATGCTGGTGTCGCGGAAACGATAGATGGTGAGTTTATCAGTCGTTTACTACGTGCCTGCAGGCGTTCATTTGATTTTTGTATCATTGATCTGCCATCTTTTGTTAATGAGAATACCGTAACAGCTATCGAAGAAGCGGACAAAATTTATTATGTCTTACAACCCGATACCCCTTCTTTGAAAGTATTAAAACATTTTGAAGAAATAAGTGAACGGTTAGGTATTGATTTAAAAACGAGTATGCAAATCATCCTTAATAACATGTCGAAGGAAATGGAATTAAAAGAAAAAGATGTAAAGGATTTAGTGCGGTATCCTATTGCAGCCACGGTAAGAAGGGATTACAAAAAGCTGCAAACCTTTATTAACAAGGGAGATACCATAAGAAAAGCACAAAAGGAAAAGCTGATTCCTTTTTCCAAAGATATTCGCAAATTTGCGAAGTCGGTATTGAGTTAG
- the cpaB gene encoding Flp pilus assembly protein CpaB yields the protein MIDSKKRAGIFFILAFILALIAGYLVYEKVKELNAELGGMTEIYVAKGEIPSRSLLQESQLTVMEIPNKFVTESHITDFSEIENRVSVVPLSEGDIITSNMIKPVSNLKDENHRLVSIHRQENIQFDQVIEALDRVDIIVSSEEETSTFLTDVPVVYAQGTNEDFSGIAVELSKEDAERLIHEQNYAEYIRILKANVGKGDAMMTEEEAASEESEEASEEEE from the coding sequence ATGATAGATTCGAAGAAAAGAGCCGGAATATTTTTTATTTTAGCATTTATTTTAGCGTTAATTGCTGGTTACCTAGTTTACGAGAAAGTCAAAGAATTAAATGCAGAATTAGGAGGGATGACCGAGATCTACGTTGCGAAAGGAGAGATTCCTTCGCGTTCGCTGTTACAAGAGAGTCAACTAACGGTAATGGAGATTCCGAATAAATTTGTTACAGAGTCCCACATAACAGATTTCTCGGAAATTGAAAATCGTGTTTCCGTTGTTCCCTTAAGTGAAGGGGACATTATTACGTCCAATATGATAAAACCGGTTTCCAACTTAAAAGATGAGAATCACCGATTAGTATCGATACATCGCCAGGAAAATATTCAGTTTGATCAAGTGATTGAAGCGTTGGACCGTGTAGATATCATCGTTTCATCTGAGGAAGAAACGTCCACTTTTCTTACAGACGTACCGGTAGTCTATGCGCAAGGAACGAATGAAGATTTCTCGGGTATTGCCGTAGAACTATCCAAAGAAGATGCTGAAAGATTAATTCATGAACAAAATTATGCCGAATACATTCGTATATTAAAGGCTAATGTTGGAAAAGGTGACGCAATGATGACGGAAGAAGAAGCTGCCAGCGAGGAATCAGAAGAGGCTTCAGAAGAGGAAGAATAA
- a CDS encoding class II fructose-bisphosphate aldolase has product MLKSLDQLFEKYEGKRAIGSFNVHCLEMLPAMLEGAKELNAPIIIQTSPGTAEYIGLDLLVSSMETLSDRLEVDVCLHMDHCKSIEVLKKAIDAGYTSVMYDGSSLDLEENINNTKIITDYARSKNVSVEGEVGTIGGAEDGLVVAEEDAIYTHPEDAYQFVRETGVDAIAVAIGTTHGQYKSKAKLNFELLAELSTNMKDVGLVLHGGTGVSDEDMRKCVSQGMKKVNVGTELNKSYIEEVNKTFSQATPLTSLRKLLLPANNRIKEIVMEKSKLFQLM; this is encoded by the coding sequence ATGTTAAAAAGTTTGGATCAATTATTTGAAAAATACGAAGGTAAACGAGCAATAGGCTCTTTTAATGTCCATTGTCTGGAAATGCTGCCAGCCATGTTAGAAGGTGCAAAGGAACTAAATGCACCGATTATTATTCAGACATCACCTGGAACAGCTGAATATATTGGACTTGATTTATTAGTATCAAGTATGGAGACTTTATCCGACAGATTGGAGGTAGATGTTTGCCTGCACATGGATCATTGTAAGTCTATCGAGGTTCTAAAAAAAGCAATCGATGCAGGATATACTTCGGTGATGTATGATGGTTCCAGTCTAGACCTTGAGGAGAATATTAACAACACCAAAATAATAACCGATTATGCCAGATCTAAAAATGTGTCAGTCGAAGGTGAAGTGGGAACCATCGGTGGGGCAGAAGATGGTTTGGTGGTAGCAGAAGAAGACGCTATTTATACCCACCCTGAGGATGCATATCAATTCGTAAGAGAGACCGGTGTGGATGCCATCGCGGTGGCAATAGGAACAACACATGGTCAGTATAAATCAAAAGCAAAATTAAATTTTGAATTACTAGCAGAGCTTTCCACTAATATGAAAGATGTTGGGTTGGTACTCCATGGAGGAACAGGTGTATCGGATGAAGACATGAGAAAATGTGTGTCTCAAGGAATGAAAAAAGTAAATGTTGGAACAGAATTGAACAAATCTTATATTGAAGAAGTCAATAAAACATTCTCTCAGGCAACGCCATTGACTTCCTTACGAAAACTTCTATTACCTGCCAATAATAGAATAAAAGAAATTGTGATGGAGAAATCAAAACTGTTCCAACTGATGTAA
- a CDS encoding tetratricopeptide repeat protein: MLFFKRKRKEKDAKSEMQQEVKKEHLSEQIEEYLSKLENAEKEDEIPILNMLGSLYFEMEDYDHAITYYEKSIDQNKALGKAFTDLVKLYNMKRKEASKAGDREAVQVYLQKSDDLMKLTKDTIRGNM, encoded by the coding sequence ATGCTATTTTTTAAAAGGAAAAGGAAAGAAAAAGATGCAAAGTCAGAAATGCAGCAGGAAGTGAAAAAAGAGCATCTCTCAGAACAAATAGAAGAATATTTATCGAAACTGGAGAATGCTGAAAAGGAAGATGAGATTCCTATTTTAAATATGTTAGGCAGTTTATATTTTGAAATGGAAGATTACGATCATGCGATTACGTATTATGAGAAAAGTATTGATCAAAATAAAGCCTTAGGAAAAGCTTTTACCGATTTAGTGAAACTTTACAACATGAAACGAAAAGAAGCTTCTAAAGCGGGAGATAGGGAAGCTGTTCAAGTATATTTGCAAAAATCGGATGATCTTATGAAACTTACAAAAGATACCATAAGGGGAAACATGTAG
- a CDS encoding PTS sugar transporter subunit IIC — MAVIDFIINSILTQASITIALIAFAGLLLQRKPFGEVMSGSFKTMLGFLVLSAGSSIIVGSLLYFGDIFSEGFGMEGIVPSIEAINGQAMNDLGLANQIALTFLAIFIFNILLARLTRWKYIFLTGQALLWMATMTTVFGSAAGLSGIGLILAGGLVGGIFAVAMPAIAQPIVKKITGTDDIALGHFCTIGYMFAAGIAKMTGKNSDSTENIKFPKGLGFLSDTYLSVAIVMVPLYVVTSIFAGAEFGTELSGDVNYIVYAFLQAVQFVVGVYVLLSGVRLLLAEIVPAFRGIALKVVPDAKPALDCPVLFPYAPNAVTAGFITTTIGTVIAMFVLPWFGLAMILPGMLTNFFAGGTAGIFMNAVGGKRGVLIGGIAHGFFITLLPALLVPHFNSLGFVNTTATDVDTVTAGLLFEWLIHPIMNLFA; from the coding sequence ATGGCAGTCATTGATTTTATTATCAACAGTATCTTAACACAAGCTTCCATCACCATCGCATTAATTGCGTTTGCTGGACTTTTATTACAGCGTAAGCCTTTTGGTGAAGTGATGTCAGGCAGTTTCAAGACGATGTTAGGCTTTCTGGTTTTATCTGCGGGGTCCTCGATCATTGTTGGCTCGTTACTATATTTTGGCGACATCTTCTCTGAAGGCTTTGGAATGGAAGGGATTGTTCCATCTATTGAAGCCATAAATGGGCAAGCAATGAATGATTTAGGCTTAGCAAATCAAATTGCATTAACTTTCCTGGCCATATTTATTTTTAACATTCTATTAGCTAGATTAACAAGATGGAAATACATTTTTCTAACAGGTCAGGCGTTGTTGTGGATGGCTACGATGACCACGGTATTTGGAAGTGCAGCAGGCCTTAGTGGAATAGGATTAATTCTTGCCGGAGGTTTAGTAGGTGGTATTTTTGCCGTAGCGATGCCCGCTATTGCCCAGCCGATTGTGAAGAAAATTACGGGAACAGATGATATTGCACTTGGTCACTTTTGTACGATTGGCTATATGTTCGCAGCAGGAATCGCAAAAATGACCGGGAAAAATTCAGACTCTACTGAAAATATTAAATTTCCAAAAGGGTTAGGATTCCTATCTGATACGTATCTTTCTGTAGCGATTGTGATGGTCCCGTTATACGTTGTTACCTCCATCTTTGCCGGAGCTGAATTCGGAACAGAGTTATCTGGGGATGTCAATTATATCGTGTATGCCTTCTTACAAGCGGTTCAATTTGTTGTCGGTGTTTACGTATTACTTTCTGGTGTTCGCTTATTATTAGCTGAAATTGTACCAGCATTTAGAGGGATCGCATTAAAAGTCGTACCAGATGCAAAGCCGGCATTAGATTGTCCCGTATTGTTTCCATATGCCCCAAATGCAGTAACGGCAGGGTTCATTACGACAACAATAGGTACAGTCATCGCGATGTTTGTGCTTCCATGGTTTGGATTGGCTATGATCTTACCTGGGATGCTGACCAATTTCTTTGCTGGTGGAACAGCAGGAATCTTTATGAATGCCGTCGGAGGAAAGCGAGGCGTATTAATCGGTGGTATTGCGCATGGATTCTTTATTACGTTACTGCCAGCACTACTCGTACCTCATTTTAATAGTTTGGGGTTTGTCAATACAACGGCAACCGATGTGGATACTGTAACAGCTGGTCTATTATTTGAATGGTTGATTCATCCGATCATGAATTTATTTGCCTAA